Within Spinacia oleracea cultivar Varoflay chromosome 4, BTI_SOV_V1, whole genome shotgun sequence, the genomic segment AGCCGTATGAGATGAAAATTTCACGTACGGTTCTGGAACGGAGATTCTTTGAAGGAGAGGTTAATCGTACTCTGGCAACTTTAAGTAAGGCagagtttgatttttttggggtGATAGTGGAAAAGTTGACAGATAAGTCACCCTTACTGCCACTCTACAGAACCGTACGACCCTAATCGAAATGCATACATTTGTCTGTTGTtctattataattttttgtatctTTTATGGGGCGTTttagatgttttttttattcaagAAGTTGATGACTATTTCAATAGATCGTCGCCTCTAGTAATTAACTTGGAGATTCTTCatttattgaaatttgaacaaCTTTGTGTAGTGTTGTTGGCTAGTTGCTTTCGCTTGGTAAGCTGGCATTTCTTTATTGAGGGAGTGAAAGATGATAAAAAGTCGAGTGAGTTAGGATTTATTATAAAAATCTCATGTCCAACTCTGCAAAATGTTTTTAGGATATGGCTTGCTTGTGATTTTTTCTTTTATCTGAAATCACATTTTTGGGCTATCAAATCCACATAATGTTCGGTCATGATTTTTCGTGGTCATCTCTAGAATGGGGTGACGAGGGTGCATTGTGGACAGTTTGACACGTGTTTTTCCTTTTTGTTAAAGAATGATCACCTAGTCACCTAGAGATCAAGAaactttatttgccaaaaaaaaagaaacagatCAAGAAACTCATTAGAGCTCTGTTTAGTTTTGACAACAAGCATTTTCAGAGGAAATTAAATAATGGGAAACCACATTTCTGAGTGTAGTTTTCATGGTTTAGTTGTATGAAAAATTATCAGAAACTTTTAAACTTTATATATttacaaaaacaataaaaattatTCACCACCCTACACGACccctaccccccccccccccccctcccccatAGTCGTTTGACAACACCTAAGATCACCCAGCCACCCACCCTCTGATGTCACAGTCATTGGGCTAGTTTCCCTGTGTtaggaaaaaaaaacattatgaaaattggtatttataagcaaacaataagcaacgactaactttcaaacacaaaaactagtcgttgggcatcaaaatgggtaattttaagttttGAGTATTAGTGAATTAAGTttcaaaataggggtatttagtgaaataagtattaaagtAGGgctatttggtgaatttgaaaccAAGCTAACGGATGACTAAcgacgcgtcattagtaagggtattttggttattaagtcatttgtgaggggcatttggtgaatttctgaaagtcgagaccaatctatacctagtatttaaaaaagaaaaccaaaCTTTATGAGAGAACATGTGTCTCAACAAAATGTCAAAATCTATACCTAGAAAGACACGTGTCTCATCTATTACTCtcctttaaaaaataaaaaataaactaacACAAACTCCTTCATCTTCTAATTCTTCCCCTTTCAACATTCCAAACCAATTAATTCTCCATTAAATTGGCTCACTCATTCAACCTTTAAATTAAgtgtatttattttagttaaaaatGACAATTACTTCGTATTAGTATTATATTACTAATTTACTACGGAGAGTACTATGTACCAAATCACATCATGTATATATCGGATATGGATAATAGAAGTACGCACAAAATGTTTATTTATAGATCCTTCATTGATTTGAATATCAGTTAAAATATCATACGAAGAACTTTATTAGAGTTGCACTTATCTATATTGTATTTTCTTATGATGTATGATGTAGTAGTAATATGATGGTTAAATATTTGTACATGACTGTAGTGAATGATGTATTTTAGGACTCATGAAAATAACGAGGTTCAAGTTTGGGCATGAACAAATTCTCATATTACAAAATTCGCATCAACGTTCCTCAAGGTAGTGCCTGCGTTATATTTGTCGAAAAATTCTTGTActtttttctaaattttattttatttttatgaggAAATAAAAATTAGGCGGATTATCTGAAATTATCCTTACGGATGAAATACAATGACTCCAAGATTTTTTTTTCCGTAGAACTCTTATATAAATAAGAACGCATGTAATACCTTTAATACCTAATTTTTCCATAAAATAAAGATGTTTTAGGTTCATttcattggttttttttttaatgtagttaTAATCTATTTTGGCAAAATTACATAATAACTACTCAGCTCGTACTACGTATAACAATAAagatgatgataaaggtcgcaagttgcgacaactaaatgttgtcgcaatcttatgtttgagtttaattggtacatataagcgccacgtaggatatgCGTCatcgtaatatttttactatgaatgcaatatttttactatgaaaatatgtaaataagctaatcgatataaataaggaaacaaattagtattttaagattcttctacctttttttgaaacatatataataggttatataagttaaatattttgatttccaatttaaatcatgacacataagcatacCATGTCATctttgtgacacggcttaaaggtcgcatgttgcgacctttatcattttcgtaacaataaaacataaaaactaaatACGAACACTCACCAACCACCCAaatacttttttaaaaaaataacgaTATTATATATCCTAATACTATCCCGTGCCTTGCACGGGTCAAACGACTAGTTTAAATAATAAGCTAGTTGCTAGCCATTTGGAGCACAAATTAGATAGAAAATGAAATatcttgaaatcttatgtggcataacaaactaattgtcaaattagtttgccattggagatgctcttagcTTGAGAAATATGGCAGACACATATTTTGcttgaaaatataaaaaatataaaaaaaaaaaaattgagaagtAGCCAACCAATAAAACAACGTACAAATAACTTGGAATTGTATAGCATAAGAACCTTATGTCGCATTCCAAGCTATAAAATGATTTAGCCAAACATTGGAGTTGTTCTAAGAGGATTTGATGTAATAATGCTTCTACTTAATTCAAATCAATTTCTAATCTAATGTgccaaatcaaaatcaaaatgggTGGTTGTCTTTGattctgaaaaaaaaaagttgttatTAATCGATCATTGCTTGAGACTGCCAATGCTTCATTCTCTCAAAACCATTAACACAATTATCAAAATCTTGAATTGTTTGATCGATCTCTTCTTGTGTGTTCATAACAAAAGGTCCAAACTGGACCACCGGTTCACCCAACGGTTCACCACCCACTAAAACGAACCTTAATAACTTGGATGATTTGTTCCAAGCCATTAACCCATCACCACCATGCCCTAGGAGAAGAAGGTGGTGCGCTGTTACAGGTGATGATGATCTTGAATTTCCAAAAATGCCCTCACCTTCCAACACATAAACAAATGCATTCCATGATTTTGGGATTGGTTGTTGAAGAGTAGCCcctgttttcaaactaaaatctaagtacaaagTTGGTGTTCTTGTATAAACTCTCGACTTTTTACCAAGAGCCTCCCCTGCTATTACTCGAACTTTTACTCCGTTTTTCTCTGCTTCTATTATATCCTTACTTTCTATCTCTTGATATCTTGGCTCAATCCTGAAATTACAATTTTGAAAACACATTGTTAAAAACTTCAAGTTATCTATATAATCATCATGTACTACTCCGTTCCCAACTAATCTTTACATTTATAATTTGCTCGATAATTAAGAAACTCCGGTGAGTATGTAATGGTGGGGTAAATTTGGCTGTGATCCTTTCGGGCCTACCCTATATGTCATGGGCCTCAACGGGCATGTCCCATGCCAAGCCGCTTGTATGGGATGTGCCGtgctgaaaatttcaaaattggGCCCAGGTCACGTGCCAGGTCATGCAGTGTTGATCTTAtcatgctttttccaaaaaacatGCGACCCAGGCCTGACCTATGACTTCGTGTCCGTGACAGGTTTGGTCGGCCGACCCACAACCATATTTAGGTGGGTGTAACAAGTGAAAACATGAGTGACTATAAATTGTCCAATATTGTAAGTGGATGAAAATTAGTACTATACAAGGTATTAAAGTTTTGTACGTAAGTAAGTTATGGTGGGATAGCATAATCAAATATTGTAACATGTTATAGTTGCAAAGAAGGGTATTTATGTAAAGTTATACGTCCAAAGTGGAATAAAGCAGAGtataaagaacttttaggaacatACTAAAATGGAAAGGGTAAAGATATTtcaggaacggaggaagtactcccttcgttcctaaataagtCACTTATTGAGAGTGGTGcgataatttaataaaaatgagAAGTGTGTAAAAGgtaatgattgagaatgtttttttttggaaaattaaaagtagataattgtttattgataaagtacaaacaaaagtaggtgtggggattgaaaagtgggaaagtgtagaatgtgtaagaaaaaataatcacgatttatggaaaagtgggaaaagtgtatggaaaagtggaaaaatGTATGTTAAAAAATGGAAAGTGGGCACTTATAAGGGAACgtcatttatagaaaagtgacacttatttaaGAACGAAGTAAGTATAAAAtatggaaaataaaaaaattgcttACATTTTGTGTTTAGAGGATAAGTTAATCCAAAGTTGCAAGCCCTTTTGGATACCTTGTGATGCGGGCATTTCCGAGTGAACAATCCCTCTTCCAGCAGTCATCCATTGCAAGCCACCAACACCTATTGCCCCTTTATGTCCAGCAAAATCTTCATGTGTAATTGCTCCCTATACACATATAAACAACAAACATCTTCTTTAAAGGAACAAAAAGGCTACATATACTCCTTGGATATACAATAGTGTCATACCCTGAGCTGTGATTGGTTTAGATTTTTAAATTCCATGTGGGGTCCatattttagatttaaattttaatctcATGTGGGGTTGCTTATGTGAAAACAACAAGTGGGAACTCAGGGTATGGCACTATTTCATACCCAATGGGTATATGTATCAGCTTCCTTAAAGGAATAGCCGAGTTTATTGATTAAGGGATAGGGAGTAATGATTTTCCGAACATTCCTCAACTCCAAAAGACACTGATCTAATAAAGTGACGGGCAATAACATTAACGTGAGAAAATTAAAGCTCCGTTTGTTATCGTATATTATTTTCGTGTTTATTgttagttttcaaaatcaatatgATTATTATCGGAATGTCaattttccctcaaaaaaatataGGAATCTCAACTTTTAAGTTCATAATTCAACCAATCAGCCCTAATTCAAACGAAAGTATTTCTTTGGGAAAAAAAACCTAAAACCTAAAATTGACAATAGTGCTTAGTGAGGCATAAGTTTTTGTACATAAGGTGAGAATCTAAATTTTGTAGGGAATAAAATTTCACACTTTTTATGAGTTGAAGCATGGACCAAGATAGCACTAGGCAATAATGTTGGTGCGCGAAATGCAATCCATATTACTATTAGCCCTCAAAGCATGACGGGATGTTTTCTTAATTAACaacaacaaattaaaataagataTCCCCAAAATTCTTACAATATGAGTAGTTGTTGAAAAAACTTCATATTTTTTAAAGATTTTTGTAATTATAGGTCACATGAGATTATGTGGGCACATAacatattttaataaaaaataaattcaaaagtTGAGTCTTTGGTCTTATATAATCATAGTTACTCATGAAGTTATGATTGTGTCATGTGAATGGAAGTAACATACGGacttattacggagtatataaacATGTTTTCAAATGTATATTTAACATTAAATGGATCTAGTATTTTTCACAAAAATCAACAAGAAACTTGTTGTACACACCTAAAGGGGGGGAAAGCTCACTTATAAGTTGGTATTTTGTTGGTAAAACACACATTATTATTGCTTGAAATTCAAGTTGAAGTCATTAagatatttaatttatgttttgttaCTAACCTTGTTTTATGATGGGGATCGAAATCATATTGTAGAAGAAAGAATGAAACGTTACCTAATTATTTTGAAACAATGTGAAGCAAGATTACAAGTTTTTATCTCAGTAAATTTCACCTAATTTGAACTAATGTTGCATTAGGTTAATGGTTAAGATTGAGAATATGTGCACAATAAATCACGGGATCGAATCTAACAATTTGTAATCTGCATTGCCCTTGTGATTTATTTgtgcggaaaaaaaaaacacactaATTTGAGACTTTTTTGTTTTCAAATTACCTGTAGCATGTAGGTGACTGTCTCAAATCCtgtaaagaagaaaagaaagaaagaaagaaagaaagaaagaaaaccaAAAAGATTCAGATATAGAAACAAAACACAAAATTGACCAATTAAAAAGtagtaaaaataatattattaagcTGGAAACATTAAAGAACAAACCTCTATGTGGATGATCAGGAAAACCAGCAGGAGCAGAAACTGCAGGAAAAACAAATAGTAACAATGTCAATGAAATACAACTCTCAAAAACATAGGAAAACGGGAGAAAAATGTTTCTATTATTAACCCACCTGAGAATTCATCCAAAACAAGGAAAGGATCAAAGTACTTGAGCTCAAACCTGAAAATAAAAAGTCCCTCCAACTTAGCTCATAATATCATGATGCATATGCGAATTAAATGATGCATACGTGTTTTCAACCATAATATTAATATCACAACATTGTCGGCTCATtcgcaacaaaaaaaaaaaccataaattGAAAATATGAAAATTGAGACAGAAGGCTTACCGGCCAATGCTTCTTCTTACAACAGCACCAACACCTTCACGTTGAGGCCTAGCTTGAAATTTCCTAACAATAGGTCGTGGAACATTCACAACACTATCGAAAACTTCGGTTTCTACCATTGTTCTTTCtgtgttttttttcttcttgtggaaatattttttgtttaaaagtTGTCAAACTTATTTAGAAATGATACTAAGAAACTACAATTTGAATGCAGGTATTTATAAGAGGGTAAGTTCGTTAGTTTATTGGGTTAGTCAATAGGAGGGAAACTTGGTAGTGGGTCCCATTGTCGAGGAGCTTCCTTGCCTCCCTGGCAATCTTATATTCTTTTGCATTACGTCATCATGACATGTTTGTGATGCATGGATATTATAACATAGAATCATCAACTTTTACAATTTGTTTTATGTGTGAGTTTATGACTTGATGTAATTGAGCAATTCCTTGAGAAAGTCCATTAAAAAGAACTTAAGGCTACACTTGttacatattttttatttttttccttctCATTTGGAATCACTTAAATGAGTCACATAATACGAGAAACCTTTGTTATCAAATAATACGTGTAATCAGAAGCGGTTCTTTTCAACAGGCAGAGTCAAGGTGTCAGGTTCAGCTTTGAATTTTCTTTTTCCAATTTTAGTTATAGAACAATATGTCGTCAACAACTCAACATATACACATAAAAAGTTATGGCATAGTGGTTTACCAATCAACCCTCAAACCCTATTATTTTATACCAAAGTTTTTAATAAGGGTTTGGATGATCAAACCTCAAACCCTATTATTTTAGACCCAAGATCCACCACAGCAACTAATTTTGGATATATAGAGTATGTGGAGTATTTACCCGTATATATATTTGTAAATAATTTATATATTTGAGAGCTGCTTCAATTGCAAATTAATTTACTGTTTTTATATATACACCggtgtataataaatatgtTCGATAACCTAATAGAGGGATatagtaaaataaaaaaaaaaacttaatgaCAGATGGGACCATAAATATGTGATAGGTATGCCTAGGAAGAAATAAAATCTGAGGTGTAAATGGCTTATACATGGTTATAGAAAGATCCATAACTCTTAATTGGCCCCACATAAGGTAGTCAAACATTCATGCCGGTGGAATTCCCCTCAATCCATTGCAAATATACATGATTATATTCAAACTCACTCCACCCTTTGTTACAATGAATTTGAAAGTTGTTCATATGCCATTAGTCACACTTTTCTATACTACACCTCAAAATCGGCCAAAAGAATCACAAATAAAAGAGTAGGTACGACGTATAAAGATGATTTCTCGATCAACATGCGACACTTTATgtaaaataggaaaaaaaacgATGCGCCACTTTatataaaatagaaaaaaatcAACGCAACTTCTTTACAATTCAACAATAGGACATCTAATAAGAAAACTCACAAGCTAAGTTATAAATGATGGAACTATTAGCAATTTAAGACCCCTCATCAAAATCTTCTTCTGAATATTTTCTTTTGCTAGGATACTACAAGTTTAAACCATTCTAcccgtaaaaaaaaaagtttaaaccATTCTATCATTTGTGAACTCAAAGTTATTTATGCGTCATCTATTAGATTAATTGATTTCAAATTATAAGCTCTTGCATTATGATAAAAGTTATGCTTTGATATCTTGGCTTTTAGCTTTAATCAATTATTATTGGCttttaacgacgagatttcccatcgttaatggtacaattttttgtagtatAATGTTCAGTATAAGTTAATGGTTTCACATTAAATTTTATATGTATCATTTAGGGCTATATTATTGATTACATTCATTGATTCAAtgtagatatatatatatgtagtgGCGGATCTTGAACAGTTTTACGAGGGGGTAGGTAGAAAGAAATCAAGAAATATACTATGTAATTATGCAATTATACACAGATTTTAAAGAGAccgtaactaaaaatacactacaaatTAAATTTAACGCTGTAACGTATGAATATATGTGTGTACTTCAAAGATTCTTAGAGTGAAATAGAACAAGATTGTACATTGATTCAATCCATATCTTTCAAGGATTTGAAAGGTATAAAACGTCAAATACTTTATCTCATGAATTGTTTGAAAACATTCGGAGTATACGCGTGCATGTACTTGTGAAGTAGATTTTCTTGCAATTCTATGACTTTGCTAGCCTGCTAGGTAAGACACCAACACTCCCAAGTTATCGTGaaattttcacttttttgtctgaaattaatgctagaaaataaaataatactcgTACTAGTTTATATTTTAGGACTAGAAGTGAGAAAGATTATTATATTTTCTATAAAACATTTGTGTGGTCTAGGATACATTATGAGAATGATTTATACATTAATTACAGATGTATATTAAGTTAATTAAAACTTTTCGAATAATTTTTTTAACAGAAGGTCTTGAGCGCacatgtacaataaatttattgtaaacCAATATaatttttacccatttttttgtaactttaacctgattttgattaatttttatattagtaaaaaaagttgatagaaaaacattttaaagggttaaatgattaattttatacattattagtgattttgaagaaataagttttactaaaatgaaaaaatttatcactaaaaaattaataacttttacctatataatcttaacttttaagcactttgagttaacttttactccggtgtacaatatttattgtatgtaaataagaatttgtgtttttttATTACTGAAATTTTGGCTTAATAAAGGTTGATGCTCATATAACATTTACAACATTCAGATCTCCCCTTCTCATTTGTGATTTATAATGCCCTGATGACTTATTTGGATAAACTTATTACGTAGCGAAGTACTTTctccgttccacaatagatgcatcgtttctcttttgtacactattcattaactaactttgaccattattctttcacattatgtaaaaacaatcatagtcaagtgagatcttaTTAAATTCGTATCAATGTAGGattttaaatatcaattttttataattttattacatgtaattagagatattaatattcaaagaagcatgttaggatacgAGAAAAAAGAAATGATACATATATtgcgaaacggaggaagtatgttatTCAATTATGGGGGCACACTAATTTATCGGATAATAACACTTGAATGAAAATATGGGGAAATGAGCACGATGTCATTTCCACAAAGCATGACGCAAAGATAGCCGTCAGAATGTTAGATGATATAATCATGATCTAAGCAATATGTATTGGTCAAATAATCAAATAAGTCTAAGCTAAGATTAAGTAAGTTTAAGATTAAGATTAGAAAGAATGTAATCATGAGTTAACTtgattagtttttatttttttcatgcAATAACGTGTAGACTCTTTTATTTAATCGTGATCAATTAAATGTGCACGCGTCTCATGCATAAGAACATCAGTTTCTAATTTGATTTTTTCGTAACGAAAAAACAGAGATCGAGGAATTATATGTTACAAAGTAACAAAGAActagaaaagagagagaaacgTTATAAATAAGTATTACTAGCCCATTATTATCTTATTTCCTATTCGGTATGTCTCTTTAAGTTTGCTCCGTATAATTTATAATATGGTCCTTACATGTTTTCTTTAACAAACTACATGTTTTCTTTAACAAACTACTCCGCATGAAGTATTTCCCCTGTTCGCTTTTACTCGCATCTTTGATCACTTTCATGCATGCCAATAAACAACTattcattaatatttttaattctcTTTACAAATCTAACAcgatctcacatgaatatatttacCTATAATtctataaatcaccaacaatattCAAAGTAGAATATGTGAACGGTgtaaaaagtccaaacgtacGTTGTGAATATTAAAAAACAATGGAAATATTTAAtttagcacaaaaaaaaaaaaaaaaaaaaaaaacacctacCAACCTACTTGCTTTTCTTTTGCCTTCCTTGATAAATGACAAATGCAATTTAAGACAATctttagggacggagggagcgAAGAACTTCTAACCAAAGATGAAGCAGATATAATTTCAGACATACTAGCAATGAAGCAACACACATGCCAATAAACTTACGAACTATAAGAAAAGCGTCACAGTATTGTAAAATGTATAGCATTTTACTTCAGAACAGAGTACAAGGACTGGTCTTCCCTCCATGAAGAACAAATTGGTTTTAATTCTCTAATATCAATAAAACCGTTATAACTGGTAATTCCCCTTTAAACATGGGTGCATTTCCAGTTATTTTGTAGGCAATGCACATATACACAGATTACAAACGGGGATTTGCATTTGAAAAGGGTGCTTATTGGCAAATTTGTAACTACATCTAAATGCCTCTAAACCTCCTCTTATCGCACTGGCTTACAATCATACACAAGAACCCTTTAACTTGCACATCCTTCAGTACAGTGTGTTTTTACACGGCTAGCAGCACTATGAGGTTAACTGCTGCAATCTGTGCCTATGAAATCTCATTGTCTTGGCGGACTTCACACTCGTGATTGCAGCATGCGCATAGCCTTTCATTGATGGGAAACAAACGAACAAACAAAAGGAGAAACCACAATTCattagttttactaaaatgtATTATGTATAAACGCATAAAAGTAAATTCAAGAGcataaatcaaacaaaaaatctGGAGTTCGTGAAATTTCATGCACCCACGTAGCATAGAGATAATAGAGTGAGTTTTATGCATCAACTATGGCTCATTCGTATCTGGAAATGACTGGTGGATATGGGAATGAAAGAGGAGGGCGGAAGGGCGAATGTTTATTAATTTCCAACTATGAAACTTGTGATCTTTTCATTTCCATTCCGTCTACACAAACCAACCAATGTACTCCTCACGGAAGTCATTTTCCACTCTCTAGTAATTAGATTTTCACATACTCCACTTACAAGCAGCACACAATAGAACAGGAAACCAGGCCAAAGACACAATCAGCCTAAATCTCAAGGGAATTGGTCACTCTATTTACAAGAAAATAAATAGTCAACTTCATAGTGGTTACTCTATTTACAAGAAAATAAATCTCAAAGCATCCTCCTAAATCCTAAGGCCATTCTCCCTAGTGCTCATACGTCCTAAGCTCCTAACCCAAGCTTTCTTCCATGATGATTACCAGCTttcatttaataaataatttcCATAAATCTTCCACGCAAATTAGTGTTAAGATCATCATAGACATTTTTTTTCCACAATTCTGGACCTGGCAAAACTTTCCTGTAACCGGTAAGGCAGTTAAACAAACCATATCGACCCAACCCAAATTGACTAATATTGATTGAGTTACCATAATAAGTTATTGACATGAGAGATGAGACCCAAATACGACAGACCCAGAAGTGCACCAAATGTCTCATACTTCAATACGTCCCCAAATCAATTGACCAACGAAACCTGACCTCCAAGGACCGGATTTCCATCACTACCAAAAACGAATCACAATGAGAAAGTAATGTAGCCAAGTAAGTCAGCAAAACATCTCGGACAAGACGTATCCTGGCAAACACTAcaagtgtaacaagtaatgaTTTGTATATACGCAGATTTCAATAAGTTCACACAAACTAAGATGTCCAATGAATCTGGAAATTTGTGAGCAAGAGATGTGGGATATGAATACTCGACCTCAGAACTTGGGAGCTAGGAATTTAGACCTCAATCAGCAGTCCCCAAGTGGCACTGGTCTCCTACTAATACTATCCTGTTGGCACTTGGTGATGATCACCAGTGCTCCACTTAACCCCATTTTTATTCACCACTCAAAAACTCCCCGTTAAATTTGGACAAAGCAACTAGGATC encodes:
- the LOC110774677 gene encoding pirin-like protein; the encoded protein is MVETEVFDSVVNVPRPIVRKFQARPQREGVGAVVRRSIGRFELKYFDPFLVLDEFSVSAPAGFPDHPHRGFETVTYMLQGAITHEDFAGHKGAIGVGGLQWMTAGRGIVHSEMPASQGIQKGLQLWINLSSKHKMIEPRYQEIESKDIIEAEKNGVKVRVIAGEALGKKSRVYTRTPTLYLDFSLKTGATLQQPIPKSWNAFVYVLEGEGIFGNSRSSSPVTAHHLLLLGHGGDGLMAWNKSSKLLRFVLVGGEPLGEPVVQFGPFVMNTQEEIDQTIQDFDNCVNGFERMKHWQSQAMID